The window TAACCGGTCACCGGCTGAACTTGGGGAGGCTGAACTCAAGGAGTATCTGCTTTATCTCATTAAGGAAAGACATCTATCGGAGGGGACCTTCCGGTACTATGTTGCCGGCCTTAAGTTTTTGTACAGGACAACATTGAAACGGGAATGGCCCGTGGAGAAGATCAAGCATCCGCGGGCCAAGAGAAAACTTCCGGTGGTTCCGGATCTCTCCGAGGTGGAATCTCTCTTGTCGGTCACCAGGAACCTCAAGCACAAGGCGATGCTGATGATCACGTATTCCCCTCTGTGCCAATGTAAATGAGACACTTTCCACCCTGTAATTTAGACACTATAATAGAGGGCGGGGAGGAGAAAATAGTAATGGAAAAGAAGGACGTCATGTTAAGGAACCATAGCACTAAGATTGAGGAAATGGAAGGAGCCCGTAGGACTGCTGGAATTTCCTCAATCACCGAGATGCATGAGGCCGGTAAGTTGACCCGTGGTTTCAAGATGGTTTCTGATCCTGAAGTATCCGAGAAACCTGTCCGCCGTCGGTTCACTGCGGAGTACAAGCGGCGCATACTAAGGGAAGCGGAAATCTGTAAAGAACATGGACAGATGGGTGCCTTTCTGCGCCGGGAGGGGTTATACTCTTCCAATCTTATCACATGGCGCCGCCAGGCGGAGCAGGGAACCCTGGAAGCCCTTTCCCCGAAGAAGCGTGGGCCCAAAGAGCGGAAGCCGGATCCCTCGATTCGCCGGATTGCCGAGTTGGAGAAGGAGGCACAGAAACTGAGGCACAAACTCAGGCAGGCGGAGCTTATCATCGAGGCTCAAAAAAAAATCGCAGAGATACTGGAGAGACCCCTCGATCAGGACGAAGAGAGGAACTCATGACGGTTGCCGGGTCTTTAGCCAAAGAGGTAAATGTGAAGCAGGCCTGCAACACCCTGGCCCTTCCCCGTTGTGGTTTCTACCGTTGGAAGCGGCGGAATGGGATTCGGGAGGAAGAAAGGAGACATTCCGTATCTCCCCTGGCCTTGTCCGTCGAAGAGCAGAATGTCGTCCTGGATGTTCTTCATTCCGACCGTTTCGTCGACAGGGCGCCCCAAGCGGTCTATGCGGCCCTGTTGGATGAAGGCAGTTATCTGTGTTCGGTGAGGACCATGTACCGGGTTTTGGATAAGCATGGCGAAATGAAAGAACGAAGAAATCAGCTTCAGCGCCCTTCATACACGAAACCGGAACTGATCGCCGAGGGTCCCAATCAAGTCTGGTCATGGGATATTACGAAACTTAAGGGGCCGGTAAAATGGACGTATTTTTATCTCTATGTGATCCTCGACCTCTTCAGCCGGTATGCGGTGGGGTGGATGATCGCCCCAAGGGAACTCGCCGTCCTGGCAAAGAAACTGATCGAACAGGGCTGTGAAAAACAGGGGATTGAACAGGATCAACTGATCATCCACTCCGATCGGGGACCCAGCATGACCTCGAAATCCGTGGCTCTCCTTCTGGCCGACATGGGGATTACGAAAAGCCTTTCACGGCCGCATGTGAGCAATGACAACCCCTATTCGGAATCCCAGTTCAAAACCCTGAAATACCGGCCGGAGTTTCCGGAGAGGTTCGGTTGTATCGAAGACGCCCGGTCCTTCTGCCGGGATTTCTTCCGGTGGTACAATACCGAACATTACCATTCCGGAATCGGCTTCCTCACTCCGGAAGATGTTCAATACGGACGGGCTGAGCAAATTATCAAAGAACGGCAGGCCGTTCTGGAGGCGGCCTTTATAAAACATCCCAAACGCTTCAAGGGAAAAATGCCAAAACCGATGGCTCTCCCCGCGACCGTCTGGATCAACAAACCGGCGCTTCAAAAAAGCGATCCGGCGCTACACTAAATTTTTGCCGGAGGTGTCTCTTTTTCATTGACAAGTTCCGTTACCGCAATCTCCTTTCCTTCACTCCTTCAGAAGCATGATGAAGGTATTGCCCCTTCCCTCTCCCAAGGTTATGTTGTCCTTGAGATACAAGCGGTAATATGGGCAAATCCGACTCCCTTGCCGACCCGGTAAAATTTCGTTTCCTTATATCTACCGGTTGCCCTCCTGTAGAGCATCGACAAGGGGCTCCCG of the Atribacteraceae bacterium genome contains:
- a CDS encoding site-specific integrase, yielding MGKLRDQMLADLQLCGAKPRTQETYLREAENLARYFNRSPAELGEAELKEYLLYLIKERHLSEGTFRYYVAGLKFLYRTTLKREWPVEKIKHPRAKRKLPVVPDLSEVESLLSVTRNLKHKAMLMITYSPLCQCK
- a CDS encoding IS3 family transposase (programmed frameshift); protein product: MHEAGKLTRGFKMVSDPEVSEKPVRRRFTAEYKRRILREAEICKEHGQMGAFLRREGLYSSNLITWRRQAEQGTLEALSPKKRGPKERKPDPSIRRIAELEKEAQKLRHKLRQAELIIEAQKKIAGDTGETPRSGRREELMTVAGSLAKEVNVKQACNTLALPRCGFYRWKRRNGIREEERRHSVSPLALSVEEQNVVLDVLHSDRFVDRAPQAVYAALLDEGSYLCSVRTMYRVLDKHGEMKERRNQLQRPSYTKPELIAEGPNQVWSWDITKLKGPVKWTYFYLYVILDLFSRYAVGWMIAPRELAVLAKKLIEQGCEKQGIEQDQLIIHSDRGPSMTSKSVALLLADMGITKSLSRPHVSNDNPYSESQFKTLKYRPEFPERFGCIEDARSFCRDFFRWYNTEHYHSGIGFLTPEDVQYGRAEQIIKERQAVLEAAFIKHPKRFKGKMPKPMALPATVWINKPALQKSDPALH